GGGGGCCTGCGGGTCGGTGTATGACATTGTCGAGGAAGGCCGGCTCAACCATCGGGTCGCGGTGGAGCGCGGTGTGCTGGGGCCGGAATGTGGGGACTTGCTGCGGGAGTTTTTTGCCCAGCAGCGTTCGCGGGGGAAGAGGTGAGCCGCTTGCGAGCGGGACCGGATTCAGGCAGGTGGGGGCTTCACTGAAGAGGTGGTGATGTCATGCTCAGCGGGAAGGTGGTCATCGGATTGGGTGTGTGTGTGGCGGCGGCCTCGCTGGCGGGTTGTACGGCCACGCCGAGGAAAGGATCGAGTGGAGAGCGGCGTATGCACTACCAGGTCAATCGGCTCCAGGAGCCCATCGTGATTGACGCCAACTGGGACAAGCCCGTCTGGCGGGAGACCAAGCCACTGGAGCTGGGCTACTATGTGGGCAAGCAGCCGGAGCACATGCCCAAGGTTCAGGCCAAGCTTCGCTATGACGACGAGCATGTGTACGTCATCTGGCGGGTCGAGGACCGGTACGTCAAGGCGGTGGCCACGGAGAACCAGGGTCCGGTCTACAAGGACAGTTGTGCCGAGTTCTTCTTCACGCCGGATGCCGAGGTTGACGGCGGGTATTTCAACCTGGAGATGAACTGTGGCGGGACGATGCTTTTCCACTTCGCGGTTGTTCCGCGCAAGGGTTCGCCGATCGACCCGGTGGACATCGCGAAGATGGAGGTTGCCCATTCGCTGCCCAAGCGGGTGGATCCGGAGATCGAGAGGCCGACGACGTGGACGATCGAGTACCGGCTCCCAGTGTCCATCCTGTCGAAGTACCATCCTGGTGTGAAGAAGCCGGCTCCGGGTGTGGTCTGGCGGGCGAATTTCTACAAGTGTGCGGACCTGACCTCGCACCCGCACTGGTTGACCTGGTCGTACCTGGACGGTCCTCGGACGGACTTTCACGCGCCCAAGTCGTTCGGGACGATCGAGTTCCGGTGATGATCAGGCGTCCAGGGGGAAGATCTCGGTTGCCCGGATGCGCCAGGCTTTTCGCACGACGATACTGCCGACGTTGAAGAAGACGGCACCGGCCACCGCGGCGAGGAGCACGGGGAGGGAGAACCGGCCGAGCAGGTCGTGGTGCAGGATCATGTCCGCGGCCAGGATGTAGCAGGGCACGGCGAGGATGCGCATCAGGCGGGGGATTTCGTTCTCGCGGCGGATGTTGTTCCAGGTCGAGTCTAGAGGCCCGAAGAGGCAATTGATCTTCCAGGGGATCAGCATCGGTACTTGGCGGGCATAAGCGTCGTAGGCCGGCCCGTGCTGGGAGCGCAGATAGTTCTCTTCGCGGCGGATGACGGGTATGTAGGTTAGGAGGAAGGCGGGCAGGTAGAGGGCGGTGACCCAGGGGCTTCCGGAGATGAGGCAGATTCCCAGGTCGATGATGAAATTGGCCAGGTAGAAGGGGTGGCGAACGAGGCGGTAAGGGCCGACCTGGGTGACGACCTGGTTACGGACCAGGCATCCCTTGCTCCAGAAATGGAGCAGGGCTCCGAGGATGAACACCGCCAGGCCGGCGATGAGCCAGGAGGGCTTCATGTCGGCGAGGACGAGGCTGGCGATGATAAGCCCATCGCGAAGCAGGCCTCGGGGGGCGAACTTAGCGCCCCACAGCGAGGTTGACTCCTGAGGTTCGGCGATCGGCTGTGCGGAAGGGTTGAGGTCGCCCATTCGTTTGAGGCCCTTTCCAAGGCGCGGTGCGCGCGGGGGTATTATACGCCCAGTTCGTCCTCCGCGCAAGTCGGTGTGAGGATCACTTTGGCGATGGTCTCTGGGGTGGTGCGGGGTGCGGGTGTTGGGGTCCGTCTCGTTTGGTGGCAGGGCATGCCGTTGGTGGCCAGAGGGGGGTTAGCGCGGTGGGATTCTCTTTTCCGTGGGCTTTCGGGCGGGTAATCTGTCCGCGTGGTCAGAGCGGATACTACTTTTGAAGCGCGTGGATCGAAGTCGGGGCACGGTCTGGGGTGGAGTCGTCCCGGGGTGGTGGCGGCGGTCTTGCTGGTGGCTCCGTTTGTGCTGGTGGGAGTTGAGTCGGTTGTGGCCTTTGCGGTGGTTTTGATTGAGGGGATGAAGGCGACGGTGGTGCTGGCGGGGGCGGGTTTGGCGGGTGGATGGCTGATGTGGTTGTTGGGGCTGCGTGGTCGGCCCTGGCACGAGCGGGTGATTCTGGGGGCCGGGTTGGGGGTTGGTTTTCTGGCCCTGGCGGTGCTGGGGCTGGGCAGTCTGGGTCTGCTGAGTCGAGGGAATGCATTTCTTCTGGTGGGTATTGTTGGCGTGGCGGGGCTGGTTCGGCTGGCGGTTGATGTACGGGACCTGTCTGCGGCCAGTGTGCGGGCCCGGGACGAAGCGGCGAGGGCGGGTGTTTGCCGGCCGGGCGATCGGATGCTCTGGCTGTGGTTGTTGGTAGTGCCGTTTTTGGCGCTGACGCTTTTGGCCGTGTGTTTGCCGCCTGGGGTGCTGTGGCGAGAGGAGGGGAACGCGTACGACATTCTGGAGTATCATCTGGCCGTCCCGAAAGCCTTTCATGATCTGGGTCGGATCACCTTTCTGCCGAACAACGTGTACAGCAGTTTTCCGTTGAGTTACGAGATGCTGGCCCTGCTGATGATGGCGTTGCGGGGCGATGCGATTCAAGCGGCGTTTGCGGCCCAGTTTGTGAACGTTGCCCTGGCGGTCCTGTGGCTTGCGGCGGCCTGGTTGGCGGGGCGGACGTTCTCGTCGCGGGCGGGGATGCTGGCCGGTGTACTGGCGGGGGTGACGCCCTGGATCATGTATCTGGCGGGGATTGCGTACGTGGAGATTGGCATGTTGGCCATGGGCATGTGTGCGTTGGGGGCGATCTTGCGGGCCATAATGCCGACCGGAGTGGCGGGGGGGGAGACGGCGGCGGTGAGCGGATCATCTGCGGGTGGGGCGAGCTTGTGGGGTGGG
The Phycisphaerae bacterium DNA segment above includes these coding regions:
- a CDS encoding carbohydrate-binding family 9-like protein, producing the protein MHYQVNRLQEPIVIDANWDKPVWRETKPLELGYYVGKQPEHMPKVQAKLRYDDEHVYVIWRVEDRYVKAVATENQGPVYKDSCAEFFFTPDAEVDGGYFNLEMNCGGTMLFHFAVVPRKGSPIDPVDIAKMEVAHSLPKRVDPEIERPTTWTIEYRLPVSILSKYHPGVKKPAPGVVWRANFYKCADLTSHPHWLTWSYLDGPRTDFHAPKSFGTIEFR
- a CDS encoding isoprenylcysteine carboxylmethyltransferase family protein, whose protein sequence is MGDLNPSAQPIAEPQESTSLWGAKFAPRGLLRDGLIIASLVLADMKPSWLIAGLAVFILGALLHFWSKGCLVRNQVVTQVGPYRLVRHPFYLANFIIDLGICLISGSPWVTALYLPAFLLTYIPVIRREENYLRSQHGPAYDAYARQVPMLIPWKINCLFGPLDSTWNNIRRENEIPRLMRILAVPCYILAADMILHHDLLGRFSLPVLLAAVAGAVFFNVGSIVVRKAWRIRATEIFPLDA